In Halobacteriovorax marinus SJ, the following proteins share a genomic window:
- a CDS encoding substrate-binding periplasmic protein, whose translation MIKKLFSIFAILLSFSISANQIDLSSFNYPPFLQPDNQGFVDKLIKGFSKHSSLDIKVVKFPAKRSINSYKNGTSFYHLGADDNFSKETLNNTYKITLFDLNVRLLFLKKNENHLHKDLEKLQNIKIGILRGSLKEEEFAKKHGFEITSYIDSENAFNLLLRGRIDFIIFSPLFNSVKDIVDKKNFDKLAYHRKLVHHAEAAIFINKTSPNAKEVYKTLNKKMTQFLKSKDYQKLLHETFQSDTPEEITKYTL comes from the coding sequence ATGATAAAAAAATTGTTTTCAATTTTTGCTATACTTCTATCTTTCAGTATTAGTGCAAATCAGATAGACCTCTCCTCCTTTAATTATCCACCATTTCTACAACCAGACAATCAAGGCTTTGTAGATAAATTAATAAAGGGGTTTAGTAAGCACTCATCTCTAGACATAAAAGTCGTAAAGTTTCCCGCAAAACGTTCTATTAATTCATATAAGAATGGAACAAGTTTCTATCACTTAGGTGCTGACGATAACTTCTCTAAAGAAACATTGAATAATACCTATAAGATCACACTCTTTGACTTAAATGTTCGCTTATTATTTTTAAAGAAGAATGAAAATCATCTCCATAAAGATCTAGAGAAGTTACAAAATATAAAGATTGGAATTTTAAGAGGTTCATTAAAAGAGGAAGAGTTTGCTAAAAAGCACGGGTTTGAGATAACATCTTATATAGACTCAGAAAATGCGTTTAATTTACTTCTAAGAGGTAGAATAGACTTTATCATTTTCTCGCCGCTATTTAATTCAGTAAAGGATATTGTAGATAAGAAGAATTTTGATAAATTAGCCTACCACAGAAAGCTAGTACACCACGCTGAAGCGGCAATTTTCATAAATAAAACCTCTCCTAACGCAAAAGAGGTTTATAAAACTTTAAATAAGAAAATGACTCAATTTTTAAAAAGTAAGGATTATCAAAAACTACTTCACGAGACATTTCAATCAGATACTCCTGAAGAAATCACAAAGTACACACTATAG
- a CDS encoding S8 family serine peptidase, whose product MLFIALLSLLFTNFAQASGNNVDLLIENNPKIMKDFEYVSRLDIKREVKIAVIGDYVHPEEFESIKTNPEEIEGNGIDDDGNGYIDDIFGFDSDMRNGRLLTPVMTGHENGIVSIMDAIISNYNLSRFVSIIPINIYTSDGRFDEFRFKKLADSIDYAIARGAKIISISQGVSKFNRYSFRFIDGDANKSMAYIQSAIDRAKNSGAVVVGSVSNEAARDHVLDPSIPGNLENVLSVANVNFNGVIESGYGKNVDLAYYGTDIFVWEGRCGDYKYQSIWTCDQGGNNSGFKSVKGSSLSTPIVALSLGILSATGVDLVMSNRLKEDIRSSCSDSIVGKRNTISKCIYSPSKFSTKYKK is encoded by the coding sequence ATGCTGTTTATAGCTCTTCTCTCATTATTATTTACTAATTTTGCACAAGCATCAGGTAATAATGTCGATCTACTTATTGAGAATAATCCAAAGATAATGAAAGACTTTGAGTATGTTTCTCGCTTGGATATCAAACGAGAAGTTAAGATCGCAGTAATCGGAGATTATGTTCACCCTGAAGAGTTTGAGAGTATTAAGACTAACCCCGAAGAAATTGAGGGGAATGGAATTGATGATGACGGAAATGGATATATAGACGATATCTTTGGATTTGATTCAGATATGAGAAATGGGAGACTGCTCACTCCAGTTATGACAGGACATGAGAATGGAATTGTCTCTATAATGGATGCAATTATCTCTAATTATAATCTCTCTCGTTTCGTAAGTATTATTCCCATCAATATCTACACATCTGATGGAAGATTTGATGAATTTAGATTTAAGAAGTTAGCTGATTCTATTGACTACGCAATCGCAAGAGGCGCAAAAATTATTTCAATTAGTCAGGGAGTTTCTAAGTTTAATAGATACTCATTTAGATTTATTGATGGTGATGCTAATAAGTCTATGGCCTATATACAGTCAGCAATAGATAGAGCGAAGAATAGCGGAGCGGTTGTTGTTGGCTCTGTATCTAATGAAGCTGCTAGAGATCATGTATTGGATCCTTCTATCCCTGGTAATCTAGAGAATGTCTTATCAGTCGCGAATGTAAACTTTAACGGCGTTATTGAAAGTGGTTACGGAAAGAATGTAGACTTGGCCTATTACGGAACTGATATTTTCGTGTGGGAAGGAAGATGTGGGGATTATAAGTATCAATCAATATGGACATGCGATCAGGGTGGTAATAATTCAGGCTTTAAGAGTGTTAAAGGTAGTTCATTATCTACACCTATTGTTGCTCTATCGTTAGGTATACTAAGTGCAACAGGTGTTGACCTTGTAATGAGTAATCGTCTAAAAGAAGATATTAGATCGTCGTGCTCAGACTCTATAGTTGGAAAGAGAAACACTATTTCAAAGTGTATTTATTCACCTTCTAAGTTTTCTACTAAGTATAAAAAGTAG
- a CDS encoding CoA transferase subunit B encodes MALSKEQIAQRIARELKDGFYVNLGIGIPTLVANYVPKDIEIMLQSENGLLGMGEFPTEENVDADLINAGKQTVTCAKGASFFDSAESFAMIRGGHVDLTVLGAFEVDQKGNIASWMIPGKLVKGMGGAMDLVAGAENIIVAMTHANKHGVSKILKECSLPLTGVQCVKKIVSDLAVLELIDGKFHLLERAPGVSVEEIVEKTEAELVISGDVPEMTFN; translated from the coding sequence ATGGCCTTAAGTAAAGAACAAATTGCACAAAGAATTGCAAGAGAACTTAAAGATGGATTTTACGTTAATTTAGGGATTGGTATCCCGACACTTGTCGCTAATTACGTACCAAAAGATATTGAAATAATGCTTCAGTCTGAAAATGGACTCCTTGGGATGGGAGAATTTCCTACTGAAGAAAATGTAGATGCCGATCTCATTAATGCCGGTAAGCAAACTGTAACTTGCGCTAAGGGAGCATCTTTCTTTGATTCGGCCGAGAGCTTTGCCATGATTAGAGGTGGTCACGTAGATCTTACTGTACTAGGTGCATTTGAAGTTGATCAAAAAGGAAATATAGCTTCATGGATGATTCCTGGTAAATTAGTAAAGGGAATGGGGGGAGCTATGGACCTCGTTGCTGGAGCAGAGAATATTATTGTTGCTATGACTCACGCAAATAAGCATGGTGTTTCTAAAATTTTAAAAGAGTGCTCTTTACCACTTACAGGTGTTCAGTGTGTAAAGAAAATCGTTTCTGATCTAGCTGTACTTGAGCTGATTGATGGTAAGTTTCACTTACTTGAAAGAGCTCCGGGTGTTTCAGTAGAAGAGATCGTTGAGAAAACAGAAGCTGAACTTGTTATAAGTGGTGATGTTCCAGAGATGACGTTTAATTAA
- a CDS encoding CoA transferase subunit A — protein sequence MKGLNKVVKTYEEALAGLANDQLLMVGGFGLCGIPEGLIDKVAEAGVTGLTCISNNAGVDGFGLGKLLEKRQIKTMIGSYVGENKLFEELFLSGQMEVILTPQGTLAEKIRATGAGIPGFYTATGYGTQVAEGKETKEFNGRMYVLEEAYPKADFALVKAWKADTQGNLIFRKTARNFNSMIATAGKITVAEVEEIVEAGELDPNEIQVPGIYVNRVIKGEFEKRIEQRTVKQN from the coding sequence ATGAAAGGTTTAAATAAAGTTGTAAAAACTTATGAAGAGGCCCTAGCAGGTCTTGCAAATGATCAACTCCTGATGGTTGGTGGTTTTGGTCTTTGTGGAATCCCAGAGGGATTGATTGATAAAGTTGCCGAAGCTGGAGTAACAGGTCTTACTTGTATTTCTAATAATGCAGGTGTGGACGGTTTTGGTCTTGGAAAGCTCTTAGAGAAGAGACAGATTAAAACGATGATTGGCTCTTATGTTGGTGAAAATAAATTATTTGAAGAACTCTTCTTGAGTGGTCAAATGGAAGTTATCTTAACTCCACAGGGAACTCTTGCTGAAAAAATCCGTGCAACAGGTGCAGGTATTCCAGGATTCTATACGGCTACAGGATATGGTACTCAGGTTGCTGAAGGAAAAGAGACTAAAGAGTTTAATGGTAGAATGTATGTCCTGGAAGAAGCTTATCCAAAAGCAGACTTTGCACTAGTGAAGGCCTGGAAAGCTGATACTCAAGGGAATTTAATTTTTAGAAAAACAGCTCGTAACTTCAACTCTATGATTGCAACTGCTGGCAAGATCACAGTCGCAGAAGTGGAGGAGATTGTAGAAGCAGGTGAACTCGATCCTAATGAAATTCAAGTTCCTGGAATTTACGTTAATCGCGTAATTAAAGGGGAGTTTGAAAAGAGAATTGAGCAAAGAACAGTTAAACAAAATTAG
- a CDS encoding ATP-dependent helicase — protein MISLSGLNAAQRQAAETIDGPLLILAGAGSGKTRTITYRIAHMVDNLALPQKSILAVSFTNKAAKEMRERIIGLLGKKKARGLTMATFHSLGVKILKKEISKLGYHKNFSIYDSADQSAIMREALKSFKAGKQFDQKIIMAKIGKLKNQGIGPDDYADSEYFDDEDPYDHATHYVYDYYQDKLKFYNAIDFDDILFLTVKLFTDFPEVAKQYSEQFRYIMIDEYQDTNNLQFDLITGLTSTHNNLCVVGDDDQAIYSFRGADITNILSFERMFPGAKVVKLEENYRSVSSILELANKVIKENINRRDKTLWSQRKSSHTPLLWSMANTEHEAEVISDEISKHQSNGGHLGDIAVLYRSNTQAQPFEEVFRMNQIPYTIIGGQKFYEKKEVKDLMAYLTVILNPKDQLQLRRILNIPNRGIGSRTLEKYLEKSEQEDISLYEALYRYPDLDPNREKHIRDFTGIITKFKEVFDLQSLPEAISKLVEDIGFYEFIDKSYDSAKQVERRRNDVNFFIESAERFVKYNGAHATLKNFVEKLLLQDNQDTEEDEDDDIRKNEVTMMTFHSSKGLEFDTVYMVGVEEESLPHKNTIKNGEDISEERRLCYVGITRAQQKLIMTYCKERKLYGKDTPRFISRFINELDKDGFCVHQDRTTFGHMTEEEADDYKKGFFANLIDGLDDDSMF, from the coding sequence ATGATTTCATTGAGTGGACTAAATGCTGCACAGAGACAAGCAGCAGAAACGATTGATGGGCCTCTTCTAATATTGGCCGGTGCAGGTAGTGGTAAAACTAGAACCATTACCTACCGTATTGCCCATATGGTGGACAATCTCGCTCTTCCACAAAAGTCCATTCTCGCTGTTAGTTTCACTAATAAAGCGGCCAAAGAAATGCGTGAAAGAATCATAGGCCTGCTGGGTAAGAAAAAGGCAAGAGGCCTTACCATGGCTACATTTCACTCTCTGGGAGTGAAGATTTTGAAAAAAGAAATTTCAAAATTAGGCTATCACAAGAATTTTTCAATTTACGATTCTGCTGATCAATCGGCCATTATGCGCGAGGCCCTAAAGAGTTTTAAGGCCGGTAAGCAATTTGATCAAAAGATCATTATGGCAAAAATTGGTAAATTAAAGAATCAGGGAATTGGACCAGATGACTATGCTGATAGTGAGTACTTTGATGACGAAGATCCTTATGATCACGCAACTCATTACGTCTATGACTATTACCAAGACAAATTGAAGTTTTACAATGCCATTGATTTTGATGACATTCTCTTTTTAACGGTAAAGCTATTTACAGATTTTCCAGAAGTGGCCAAGCAATACTCTGAGCAGTTTCGCTATATCATGATCGATGAATACCAAGATACTAATAATCTTCAATTTGATCTTATCACTGGACTGACTTCTACTCATAATAACCTCTGTGTTGTGGGTGATGACGATCAAGCGATCTACTCATTTAGAGGTGCAGACATTACAAATATCCTAAGCTTTGAAAGAATGTTCCCAGGAGCAAAGGTTGTTAAACTAGAAGAAAATTATAGATCTGTTAGCTCAATTTTAGAGCTTGCCAATAAAGTGATTAAAGAAAATATAAACCGAAGAGATAAGACACTTTGGTCACAGAGAAAGAGCTCACACACACCTCTTCTTTGGTCTATGGCCAATACAGAACATGAGGCAGAAGTTATTTCTGATGAGATCTCTAAACATCAATCCAATGGAGGGCACCTTGGTGACATTGCTGTTCTCTACAGATCAAATACACAGGCCCAACCTTTTGAAGAAGTTTTTAGAATGAATCAAATCCCCTACACAATTATAGGTGGACAGAAATTCTATGAAAAAAAAGAAGTTAAGGATTTGATGGCCTACTTAACAGTAATCCTAAATCCAAAAGACCAACTTCAACTAAGAAGAATTCTCAATATCCCTAACCGTGGGATTGGATCAAGAACTCTTGAGAAGTATTTGGAAAAGTCTGAGCAAGAAGATATCTCACTCTACGAAGCTCTCTACCGCTATCCAGACTTAGACCCAAATAGAGAAAAACATATTAGAGACTTCACGGGAATCATTACAAAGTTCAAAGAGGTCTTTGATCTTCAATCTCTGCCAGAGGCGATAAGTAAATTAGTTGAAGATATTGGATTCTACGAATTTATTGATAAGTCTTACGACAGTGCCAAACAAGTAGAGAGAAGACGCAATGATGTAAATTTCTTTATAGAGTCAGCGGAGAGATTTGTTAAATATAACGGAGCCCACGCGACTCTAAAGAACTTTGTAGAAAAACTACTCCTCCAAGATAACCAAGATACAGAAGAAGATGAGGACGACGACATTAGAAAGAACGAAGTCACTATGATGACTTTCCATTCATCTAAGGGTCTTGAATTTGATACGGTCTATATGGTTGGCGTAGAAGAAGAAAGCTTACCGCATAAGAATACCATTAAAAATGGAGAGGATATTTCTGAAGAAAGACGCCTCTGCTATGTGGGAATTACACGTGCTCAACAAAAGCTCATAATGACCTACTGTAAAGAGAGAAAGCTCTACGGGAAAGATACTCCTCGCTTCATTAGTCGCTTTATCAACGAACTAGATAAAGATGGTTTCTGTGTCCATCAAGATAGAACAACCTTCGGGCATATGACTGAAGAAGAGGCCGACGACTACAAGAAAGGATTCTTTGCCAACCTCATCGATGGACTAGATGATGATTCGATGTTTTAA
- a CDS encoding signal-transduction sensor protein — MSNIEASLLINEIFFSKTDLNGNIQFGNEVFTRICEFNLEDMQSRPHNIVRHPSMPKEVFKILWSYLESHKPVCSYVKNKTKNNKYYWVFALVIPLEDGHLSIRVKPTSSSLKKISELYDKCSKVEQEVGGISGTLIKSIKALGYSSYSDFMIQSIVDELKSRSEIIINNKDPNYEQHREFLRHINKFCSLKEISKDINSLVEGLSKDFSTIKYVSISLLAMLEHYGAEASPLRVIVESFSTWSKDIQKILQSFIGINKKFNASLDKVRFKISTYSLQNEMSDYFKEESNNKEYIDLLNMLSQSGQLESRESLRDMKAITRKFNNIFEKLQNSSLVMKVIKMNSRIEYGKLGQSDSNIESGIGNIDDFVNSISLKFKELDKYFSHIDKMLN, encoded by the coding sequence GTGAGTAATATAGAGGCCAGTTTACTGATTAATGAAATATTTTTTTCAAAAACAGACCTTAACGGAAATATACAATTTGGTAATGAGGTTTTTACAAGAATTTGTGAGTTCAATTTGGAAGATATGCAAAGTCGTCCTCATAATATTGTTAGACATCCGTCAATGCCGAAGGAAGTTTTCAAAATATTATGGAGTTATTTAGAAAGTCATAAACCAGTATGTTCTTATGTTAAAAATAAAACAAAGAATAATAAGTACTACTGGGTTTTTGCATTGGTCATACCGCTTGAAGATGGTCATTTATCAATAAGAGTTAAGCCTACCTCTAGTTCGTTAAAAAAAATATCAGAGTTATATGATAAGTGCAGTAAAGTTGAGCAGGAAGTAGGTGGGATATCTGGTACTCTAATTAAGTCTATAAAGGCGTTAGGTTATAGTTCTTACTCTGACTTTATGATTCAATCTATAGTAGACGAATTAAAAAGCAGATCTGAAATTATTATTAATAATAAAGATCCAAACTATGAACAACATAGAGAATTTCTTAGGCACATTAATAAGTTCTGTAGTTTAAAAGAAATTTCAAAAGATATTAATAGTCTTGTTGAAGGTCTTTCTAAAGACTTTAGTACTATTAAATATGTCTCAATATCGTTACTTGCCATGCTTGAACACTACGGTGCTGAAGCATCTCCGCTTCGTGTGATTGTGGAAAGCTTTTCGACTTGGAGCAAAGATATACAAAAGATTTTACAATCCTTTATTGGTATTAACAAAAAATTTAATGCATCTCTTGATAAAGTTAGATTTAAGATTTCTACATATTCTCTTCAGAATGAAATGTCTGATTATTTCAAAGAAGAGTCTAATAATAAAGAGTATATTGATTTACTCAATATGTTGTCACAAAGCGGACAATTAGAAAGTCGAGAGAGCCTTCGAGATATGAAGGCCATAACTCGAAAATTTAACAATATATTTGAGAAGTTGCAAAATAGTTCACTTGTTATGAAGGTGATAAAGATGAATTCCCGAATAGAGTATGGGAAATTAGGTCAATCTGATAGTAATATAGAATCTGGAATTGGTAATATTGATGATTTTGTAAACTCTATAAGCTTGAAGTTTAAAGAATTAGATAAATATTTTAGTCACATTGATAAGATGTTAAATTAA
- a CDS encoding enoyl-CoA hydratase-related protein, with the protein MYNKEFSDLLVEKRESVLILTLDNESMANAITDSMIDSIETVLAHADEDDEIRCIILTGAGKFFCAGGDIKAMESKSGMFAGESNELRRRYNRGIQRIPRAIESLKTPIIAMVGGAAIGAGCDLAMMCDLRVSSERAKFAETFSKLSLVPGDGGTFFLQRVIGYTKAMEMFLTGDIYSGEQVKEMGLSNYQVSHDTLLDFTLSLANKIASNAPIALSLTKMALKSGRTSSLNDQLELLSTMQGISQRTADHFEGISAFKEKREAKFTGK; encoded by the coding sequence ATGTACAATAAAGAATTTTCTGATTTACTCGTTGAGAAGAGAGAGAGTGTTTTAATTCTAACTCTTGATAATGAATCTATGGCAAACGCCATCACTGACTCAATGATTGACTCTATTGAGACAGTCTTAGCTCATGCCGACGAAGATGATGAAATTCGCTGTATTATTCTTACAGGGGCAGGGAAATTCTTCTGCGCCGGTGGTGATATAAAGGCCATGGAAAGTAAGAGTGGAATGTTTGCAGGTGAGTCTAATGAACTTAGACGCAGATATAATAGAGGAATTCAAAGGATCCCTAGGGCCATTGAGAGTTTAAAAACTCCTATTATTGCAATGGTTGGTGGCGCTGCCATTGGTGCTGGTTGCGATCTTGCTATGATGTGTGATCTAAGAGTAAGTAGTGAGAGAGCGAAGTTTGCTGAGACATTTTCTAAACTATCTCTAGTTCCTGGTGACGGAGGAACTTTCTTCTTACAAAGAGTCATTGGCTACACTAAGGCCATGGAGATGTTTTTAACTGGAGATATCTACAGTGGAGAACAAGTCAAAGAGATGGGATTGTCTAATTATCAAGTCTCTCACGATACTTTGCTAGATTTTACTCTTAGTTTAGCAAATAAGATCGCTAGTAATGCACCTATTGCTCTTTCTCTAACAAAGATGGCCCTTAAGTCAGGTAGGACATCTTCACTTAATGATCAATTAGAATTATTAAGTACCATGCAGGGAATATCTCAAAGAACCGCTGATCACTTTGAAGGGATTAGTGCATTTAAAGAAAAGAGAGAAGCGAAGTTCACTGGTAAGTAG
- a CDS encoding hydroxymethylglutaryl-CoA lyase, whose translation MFNTLPKSARIIEVGPRDGLQNEAKVLDLSTKVEFIDRLALTGLETIEVTSFVRADKIPQMGDAKELFKTIKERDYYNKLNLPCLVPNTKGMELAIDNGVKEVAIFTATSNTFNQRNINATIEESLERFRPVAKLATDNGIKIRGYISTVFGCPYEGETSVDSLMDILSALKDMGCYEISLGDTIGVANPLQVKNILSRVFKTHSANELAMHFHDTRGLALANILASLEMGATNFDSSAAGLGGCPYAKGATGNVATEDVVYMLESMGVSTGVDLEKMAHASKYILEALGKESSSKYLTAYLASGK comes from the coding sequence ATGTTTAATACTTTACCAAAGAGTGCGAGAATAATTGAAGTTGGTCCCCGTGACGGACTCCAAAACGAAGCTAAAGTTCTAGATTTATCTACTAAGGTTGAGTTTATAGATCGTCTCGCTCTTACAGGTCTTGAAACCATAGAGGTGACGAGTTTTGTTCGCGCCGATAAGATTCCACAAATGGGTGACGCTAAAGAGCTCTTTAAGACTATTAAAGAGAGAGACTATTACAATAAGTTAAATCTCCCATGTCTTGTTCCTAATACAAAGGGGATGGAACTTGCCATTGATAATGGAGTAAAAGAAGTTGCCATCTTTACCGCTACTTCTAATACATTCAATCAAAGAAATATTAATGCCACTATTGAAGAGTCTCTGGAGAGGTTTAGGCCTGTTGCAAAACTGGCCACTGACAATGGAATTAAAATTCGTGGTTATATCTCTACTGTTTTTGGTTGTCCTTATGAAGGAGAGACATCTGTCGATTCATTAATGGACATACTTTCTGCTCTAAAAGATATGGGCTGCTACGAAATTTCACTTGGAGATACAATTGGTGTTGCCAATCCTCTTCAAGTGAAAAATATTCTATCCAGAGTTTTTAAAACTCATAGTGCCAATGAGCTGGCAATGCATTTTCATGATACTCGCGGGCTAGCGCTTGCCAATATTTTAGCTTCACTTGAGATGGGAGCAACAAATTTTGATAGCTCTGCTGCTGGTCTTGGTGGTTGTCCATATGCCAAAGGGGCCACTGGGAATGTCGCCACTGAGGATGTGGTATATATGTTAGAGAGCATGGGTGTTTCAACAGGTGTTGATTTAGAAAAAATGGCCCACGCCTCGAAATATATTCTCGAAGCACTTGGTAAAGAAAGCTCTTCAAAATATTTAACAGCTTATCTTGCGTCTGGAAAATAA
- a CDS encoding biotin/lipoyl-containing protein encodes MKKELIINSQKVEIELLKNRDGQAEFIYAGKKYSLNTKRTGEFSSYVSGEVNSKVSNYSKFFIANGREIQIESVQRSRSKNGSSGSGHMQSPMPGKILKVLVSVGDSVKEGDSLIVMEAMKMEHTIKANSDGVISAIHFSEGQQCGGGVDLVDLDS; translated from the coding sequence ATGAAAAAAGAACTTATTATAAACTCACAAAAAGTTGAAATAGAGCTTCTAAAGAATAGAGATGGACAGGCCGAATTCATTTATGCTGGAAAGAAATATTCTTTAAATACGAAGCGCACTGGAGAGTTCTCTTCTTATGTCTCTGGAGAAGTTAATTCGAAAGTTTCAAATTATTCTAAGTTCTTTATCGCTAATGGTAGAGAAATACAGATTGAATCTGTTCAAAGAAGTCGCTCCAAAAATGGAAGCTCAGGCTCTGGTCATATGCAATCACCAATGCCTGGGAAGATTCTAAAAGTTCTTGTTAGCGTTGGTGACTCTGTTAAAGAGGGTGATTCTCTCATTGTAATGGAGGCCATGAAGATGGAGCATACAATTAAGGCCAATAGTGACGGTGTTATTAGTGCTATTCACTTTAGTGAAGGTCAGCAATGTGGCGGCGGTGTTGATTTAGTGGATCTTGATAGCTAG
- a CDS encoding acetyl-CoA carboxylase biotin carboxylase subunit, translated as MISEITKKIDKILIANRGEIALRVMKTCREMGIKSVTIYTESEKTYPHSYLSDESFSLGMGALSETYLNHEKIIEIAKVSGAKAIHPGYGFLSENATFAKKVTDAGLIFIGPTPESMEIMGDKKTSKIEMEKINIPLIPGYHGEDQSEATLKNAAIEIGFPVLVKASAGGGGKGMRVVWKEDEFSESLASAKREALNAFGDDIVLIEKFIQNPRHIEVQVMSDTHGNHLHFFERECSIQRRHQKVVEETPSTALDETLRKSICETAVAISSGINYKGAGTVEFIMDADGNFYFLEMNTRLQVEHPITEMVTKSDLVRLQILVAAGLSLPMKQEEISQTGHAIEVRIYSEDPDNNFMPAIGKIGHVGSPTLNDVRLDSGYVDGNEVTIDFDPMLAKLICWGVDRDSAISKTLHSLDEVTFLGVKTNRDYLKRIVATEPFREGDTFTHFIETYSELLAPKEPTDDEIAAAIATFLNSSAIKDENLNGQSWNTLQGFRNI; from the coding sequence ATGATTTCAGAAATTACGAAGAAGATTGATAAGATTCTTATCGCCAATCGAGGTGAAATTGCTCTTAGAGTAATGAAGACTTGTAGAGAGATGGGTATTAAGTCAGTTACTATTTACACAGAATCTGAAAAGACTTATCCACATTCATATTTAAGTGATGAGAGTTTTTCTCTTGGCATGGGAGCTCTGAGCGAGACTTACCTCAACCACGAGAAAATAATTGAAATTGCCAAGGTTAGTGGAGCTAAGGCGATCCATCCTGGTTATGGATTTCTTTCTGAGAATGCAACTTTTGCAAAGAAAGTTACAGATGCAGGTCTTATCTTCATCGGTCCTACTCCTGAGAGTATGGAGATAATGGGCGATAAGAAGACTTCTAAAATAGAAATGGAAAAAATAAATATTCCTCTCATTCCTGGTTACCACGGAGAAGATCAGAGTGAGGCAACGCTTAAGAATGCGGCCATTGAAATCGGGTTTCCTGTTCTCGTTAAGGCCTCTGCCGGTGGTGGTGGAAAGGGAATGCGTGTCGTATGGAAGGAAGACGAATTTTCTGAATCTCTCGCTTCAGCGAAGAGAGAGGCCTTGAATGCCTTTGGTGACGATATTGTACTCATTGAAAAATTTATTCAAAACCCAAGACATATTGAAGTTCAAGTTATGAGTGATACTCATGGTAATCATCTTCACTTCTTTGAAAGAGAGTGCTCTATTCAAAGAAGACATCAGAAAGTTGTCGAAGAGACTCCAAGTACTGCTTTAGATGAAACTTTAAGAAAGTCTATTTGTGAAACTGCGGTAGCAATTTCTTCTGGGATTAACTATAAGGGCGCTGGTACTGTTGAGTTCATTATGGACGCCGATGGTAATTTCTATTTCCTAGAGATGAATACAAGACTTCAGGTTGAGCATCCTATTACAGAGATGGTGACAAAGAGTGATTTAGTAAGACTGCAAATTCTTGTTGCGGCAGGGCTTTCTCTACCAATGAAGCAAGAGGAAATTTCTCAAACTGGTCACGCTATTGAAGTTCGAATTTACTCTGAAGATCCAGATAATAACTTTATGCCAGCTATTGGAAAGATTGGCCATGTGGGGTCACCGACTCTTAATGACGTTCGTCTTGATAGTGGTTACGTCGATGGTAATGAAGTGACGATCGACTTTGATCCGATGCTGGCCAAGCTTATTTGTTGGGGAGTGGATAGAGATAGTGCCATTAGTAAGACTCTTCACTCATTAGATGAAGTGACTTTTCTTGGTGTTAAAACAAATCGCGACTACTTAAAGAGAATTGTTGCTACTGAACCATTTAGAGAGGGTGACACATTTACTCACTTTATTGAAACATATAGCGAGCTTCTTGCTCCTAAAGAGCCGACGGATGATGAAATCGCTGCTGCTATTGCAACATTTTTAAACTCGTCAGCAATTAAAGACGAAAATCTAAATGGACAATCTTGGAATACATTACAAGGATTTAGAAATATATGA